The following nucleotide sequence is from Devosia salina.
CCACCCTCATTCCCTCCCCACAAGGGGGAGGGAGGCGATGGAGCCGACACGATTGTTGCGCGATACCTTCCTCCCCGATGATGACGCCACCGCCCGTTTCGGCGCCGAGCTTGCCACGACCCTGAGGCCCGGGGATATCGTCAGCCTCGAGGGCGATCTTGGCGCCGGCAAGACGGCCATGGCCCGCGCCATCCTGCGCGCCCTCTCCGGCGATCCGGCGCTGGAAGTGCCCTCGCCGACCTTCGCCATTCTCCAGCCCTATGACACTCCGCGCGGCCCGGTGCTGCATGCCGATCTCTACCGCCTCGCCGACGCCGCGGAGGTGGAGGAGCTGGGCCTGCTCGACGACCCCGAGGCCATCGTGCTGGTCGAATGGGCCGAGCGGGCGCCGTCTGTGGTTGCGGCGGTGACGGTGACCGTCAGCCTCGCCATTCCGCCGGGTGGGGCCGGGCGCCATGTCTCGGTGCAACGGAACTGATCTGCCACCGCCGGGTTGGTCCCTCAGCACAAGGAGACCCGCTCATGCCGATGCAGATGCCGCCCATCCAGCCCGATCCCGCTCTGCCCGATGATGGCGTGCCGCCCCCGGTGCCGCCTCTTGGCCCGCAGCCGACACGGCCGGGCGAATATGAGCCACCCGTGCCCGGCGAGGACATTCCCGGCCGGGGCCCCGATTTTCCGCCCGAACAGGATCCCTTTCCCGACGATGTCGAGCCCGATCCGGACCCGCCGCTGCCGGGCTAGAGCGCTTTCAGCAAAAGTGGACACCACTTTTGCGGTTCGAATGCGTGACAAAACAAAGAAATAGAGCTCCCGTTCTGATTCAATCAAAACGGGACTTGCTCTAGGACCAGCGAAAAAGGCCCTGCACGGAACAGGGCCAGTCAGCGCTGAAACAAGCCGGGCGGGTTCGACTATTCGACCCGCCTCTTGTGGTGCTCGTCCTCCTGGGTATTGCCGCGCTTGATGGTCCGGTCGCCGGTGGAATTGTCATAGAATTTGGGCGGTGGGGTCGCCGCCTCGCGCTTCTCGCTGATCGGCGCCTCATGCGGGTCGACCGCAGCGCCCTTGGTCTTTTCGCGGCCTTCGATAATGGCCTTCTGCTGCTCGCGGGTGCGCGGGCCCTGGCCGGTCTTTTCGGTGCCGCGGGTCTCGTGATTGCTCTGTTGCATGGGAGCGTCCTCCTTGTGCATTGCACTCATGCTGCAACGGGCGCGCCTCCCGCGGA
It contains:
- the tsaE gene encoding tRNA (adenosine(37)-N6)-threonylcarbamoyltransferase complex ATPase subunit type 1 TsaE, yielding MEPTRLLRDTFLPDDDATARFGAELATTLRPGDIVSLEGDLGAGKTAMARAILRALSGDPALEVPSPTFAILQPYDTPRGPVLHADLYRLADAAEVEELGLLDDPEAIVLVEWAERAPSVVAAVTVTVSLAIPPGGAGRHVSVQRN